The Cystobacter fuscus DSM 2262 genome includes a region encoding these proteins:
- a CDS encoding Uma2 family endonuclease — protein sequence MVAEILDGELHVSPRPARPHANVASNLGGLITVPFKLGRGGPGGWVILVEPELHLGPRPDKLVPDLAGWRRERLPDALGGDDAPAHYDLAPDWVCEILSERTRQRDKGPKQRIYAREGVQHMWHVDPLARTLEIFRLQGSQWLLVDSFSGEQRVRAEPFEAIELEMALLWST from the coding sequence ATGGTGGCGGAGATCCTCGACGGGGAGCTGCACGTCAGCCCTCGCCCCGCCCGTCCGCATGCCAACGTGGCATCGAACCTCGGTGGCCTCATCACGGTGCCCTTCAAGCTTGGCAGGGGCGGACCGGGCGGGTGGGTCATCCTCGTTGAGCCGGAGCTGCACCTCGGCCCACGCCCGGACAAGCTCGTCCCGGACCTCGCGGGCTGGAGGCGAGAACGCCTGCCGGATGCGCTCGGCGGGGACGACGCTCCAGCGCACTACGACCTCGCTCCGGACTGGGTGTGCGAGATCCTCTCCGAGCGCACGCGGCAGAGGGACAAGGGGCCCAAACAGCGCATCTACGCCCGGGAAGGGGTCCAGCACATGTGGCACGTGGACCCGTTGGCCCGCACGCTCGAGATCTTCCGGCTCCAAGGCAGCCAATGGCTCCTGGTCGACTCCTTCTCCGGAGAGCAGCGGGTCCGCGCCGAGCCCTTCGAGGCCATCGAACTCGAGATGGCGTTGCTCTGGTCCACGTGA
- a CDS encoding M14 family metallopeptidase — MIVPTPSRELLDLWADVHPGDLPPPALVRQPHVGAALRRLRDAAPELFHLEEVGRSVEGRPLELVRFGQGPLHLLLWSQMHGDEPSATTALLDVLEYVHRHRHSPRVARWLSSLTVHALPLLNPDGAERFQRRNAQGIDINRDALALQTPEGRTLKAVRDRLQPALGFNLHDQSWRTAVGDTGRPASISVLAPPFDAARNDNPGRVFAKKVCAVIRDALEPLIPGQLGRFDDSFEARAFGDNLGRWGTPTVLIETGPWPSPEPDEPMLRLTFVALVSALESLAQGSAEHADVGRYESIPFNRSNGLLHLLIRGARVFGEAGDAFVADIGVVAQRALRQRQGAPCIVLTGTVEELGDLSVLGAMEVVDGSGLTVVPLPPGDVTVGQVLPLPPRSARVVRTEQPAELMVLRPVDSFGNHRVERVIRYER; from the coding sequence ATGATCGTTCCCACCCCCTCCCGTGAACTCCTCGATCTCTGGGCGGACGTCCACCCCGGGGATCTGCCGCCCCCCGCCCTCGTGCGCCAGCCCCACGTGGGTGCCGCGCTGCGGCGTCTGCGCGACGCCGCTCCGGAGCTGTTCCACCTCGAGGAGGTGGGTCGCTCGGTGGAGGGCCGGCCGCTCGAACTCGTGCGCTTCGGCCAGGGCCCGCTCCACCTCCTGCTCTGGTCCCAGATGCACGGAGACGAGCCCTCCGCCACCACCGCGCTCCTCGATGTCCTCGAGTACGTCCACCGCCACCGCCACTCCCCCCGCGTCGCGCGCTGGCTCTCCTCGCTCACCGTGCATGCGCTCCCCCTGCTCAACCCGGATGGCGCCGAGCGCTTCCAGCGACGCAACGCGCAAGGCATCGACATCAACCGCGACGCGCTGGCGCTCCAGACGCCCGAGGGCCGCACGCTCAAGGCCGTGCGCGACCGGCTCCAGCCGGCGCTCGGCTTCAACCTCCACGACCAGAGCTGGCGCACGGCGGTGGGCGACACGGGGCGGCCCGCCTCCATCTCCGTGCTGGCTCCTCCCTTTGACGCCGCGCGCAACGACAACCCCGGGCGGGTGTTCGCCAAGAAGGTGTGCGCCGTCATCCGCGATGCCCTGGAGCCGCTCATCCCCGGCCAGCTTGGCCGCTTCGATGACTCCTTCGAGGCGCGCGCCTTTGGCGACAACCTGGGACGCTGGGGCACGCCCACCGTGCTCATCGAGACGGGCCCCTGGCCCTCTCCCGAGCCCGATGAGCCCATGCTCCGGCTCACCTTCGTGGCCCTGGTGTCCGCCCTGGAGTCGCTCGCCCAGGGCAGCGCGGAGCACGCCGACGTCGGCCGCTACGAGTCCATTCCCTTCAATCGAAGCAACGGTCTCCTCCACCTGCTCATCCGGGGCGCCCGGGTGTTTGGCGAGGCGGGAGACGCCTTCGTCGCGGACATCGGGGTGGTCGCGCAGCGGGCGCTGCGCCAGCGCCAGGGTGCCCCGTGCATCGTGCTCACGGGAACCGTCGAGGAACTGGGCGACCTGAGCGTCCTGGGGGCGATGGAGGTGGTGGACGGCTCGGGCCTCACGGTCGTCCCGCTCCCGCCCGGGGACGTGACGGTCGGACAGGTGTTGCCGCTGCCTCCCCGGAGCGCCCGTGTGGTGCGCACGGAGCAACCCGCGGAGTTGATGGTGCTGCGGCCGGTGGATTCCTTCGGGAACCACCGCGTGGAGCGGGTCATCCGTTACGAGCGCTGA
- a CDS encoding ester cyclase, protein MITRPLLLTLSLLGTAPYTNPWQELEQYREDARRVRENLATFDTLDFDVFTNQKWDQLHHSHGKNIIVHWPDGHQTQGIDVHIEDLKAMFVYAPDTRIQVHPIKFGSGEWTSVIGVMEGTFTRPMPLPDGTSIPPTGKSFRLVMNTVGRWKNGVMVEEYLFWDNQTYMQQLGLAP, encoded by the coding sequence ATGATCACTCGACCCCTGTTGCTCACGTTGTCGTTGCTCGGCACTGCCCCCTACACGAATCCGTGGCAGGAGTTGGAGCAGTACCGGGAGGACGCGCGCCGGGTGCGCGAGAACCTCGCCACCTTCGACACGCTCGACTTCGATGTGTTCACGAACCAGAAGTGGGACCAGCTCCATCACAGCCACGGCAAGAACATCATCGTCCACTGGCCCGATGGTCATCAGACGCAAGGGATTGACGTCCACATCGAGGACTTGAAGGCGATGTTCGTGTACGCACCGGACACGCGCATCCAGGTGCATCCCATCAAGTTCGGCTCGGGGGAGTGGACGAGCGTCATCGGGGTGATGGAGGGAACCTTCACCCGGCCCATGCCGCTGCCGGATGGAACGAGCATCCCGCCGACGGGCAAGTCGTTCAGGCTGGTGATGAACACCGTGGGCCGCTGGAAGAACGGCGTCATGGTCGAGGAGTACTTGTTCTGGGACAACCAGACGTACATGCAGCAACTGGGGCTGGCGCCGTAG
- a CDS encoding TonB-dependent receptor → MNSQVGRVRAWCVLLLLWGTSAMAQGTAVIVGKIINGADKQALQDAVVTASSPSLQGEQVVVSDASGLYRIPQLPPGVYTLRVDREGFKPYSRTDIQLRIDRTIRFNVELLPEAGLSEDVIVVATPPTVDVGSSTQGVSVDTAQLRNLALIRPGSKGSASRSFESLAELAPGAQEDAFGVSINGSTSPESQYVVDGLSVNDPSVGTIGTPLSVEFIKEVNVITGGYMPEYGRSTGGVLNVVTKSGSNEFHGSVFGTIAPGFLQTPGLEIRRAGSVISAQGTPWNQGDVGFELGGPILRDKLWFYAGAAPSFNRIQVARQISALTLCTEVNPAIGCAKVGAAQTDPVTGLQRATPIEGTRVERFADERTLQYIGKLTYLFNPDHTLSVSVYGTPNQSGGPGRYSFSRDGAPEVCTSGLSCTAYVQGAYESIATLRTGGAMDVVAKQSSSFFDKSLLLDATVGWHHQQASTLPTDGSGLSGGWGLSSQSNISWRRTSNPGYHSITEFERLPDPSVCEGGRCPVSSYTTGGPGTLSVSELNRYQGKVLGTYLFQALGHHVLKAGFDGEGASFYNNRVRTGLAPWVECGNGSCFYTQNQYGYLEAPDVPVFDPNKEGTSTSMTLGGFVQDSWSVLDKVTVNVGVRYDTQTIWGLDGKVGLSLPHQWSPRLGVIYDFTQQGRSKLYANFARFYENVPLDMADLSFPQQRLLSAYYNAPACNPSRPGDLAPGGACNSNSNRQPRGNPENPNQYWIAQGGDRVPVDPHIRAQSSDELVVGAEYELVFGRLGASYTKRYLNDVIEDMSRDDGSTFFLGNPGKGTSSDFPLARRDYDAVNVYYTKTFSNSWLAQVSYTASSLRGNYSGLFRADTNQLSPNLTRDFDLLSLTTNRDGPLPGDRTHAFKAFGAKEFRVSRDVNIDLGGSYRVRSGSPLNYLGYHPRRSGAETFILPRGSAGRLPWVHNIDGHLGLSYRLGRDTSLGVTLDVFNLFNFQQVTDVDQVFTFTQVLPIEEGGKPADVASCAEPGNTGCLVRSSAASNPLITSADINPNFKRPIAYQAPRSVRLGVRLSF, encoded by the coding sequence GTGAACTCGCAGGTAGGACGCGTGCGCGCGTGGTGTGTGCTGTTGTTGCTGTGGGGCACCAGCGCGATGGCGCAGGGCACGGCGGTCATCGTCGGGAAGATCATCAACGGCGCGGACAAGCAGGCCTTGCAGGACGCGGTGGTGACGGCCTCCTCGCCGAGCCTCCAGGGCGAGCAGGTGGTGGTGTCGGACGCCAGCGGTCTCTACCGCATTCCGCAACTGCCGCCGGGCGTCTACACCCTCCGGGTGGACCGCGAGGGGTTCAAGCCCTACTCCCGGACGGACATCCAGCTGCGGATTGATCGCACCATCCGCTTCAACGTGGAGCTGCTGCCGGAGGCGGGCCTGAGCGAGGACGTGATCGTCGTGGCCACGCCGCCCACGGTGGACGTGGGCTCGAGCACGCAGGGGGTGAGCGTGGATACCGCCCAGCTGCGCAACCTCGCGTTGATCCGCCCGGGCAGCAAGGGCTCGGCGTCGCGCTCCTTCGAGTCCCTGGCCGAACTGGCTCCGGGCGCGCAGGAGGACGCCTTCGGAGTGAGCATCAATGGCAGCACCTCGCCCGAGAGCCAGTACGTGGTGGATGGCCTGTCGGTGAATGATCCCTCGGTGGGCACCATCGGCACGCCGCTGTCGGTGGAGTTCATCAAGGAGGTCAACGTCATCACCGGGGGCTACATGCCCGAGTACGGCCGCTCCACGGGCGGGGTGCTCAACGTGGTCACCAAGTCCGGCTCCAACGAGTTCCATGGCTCCGTCTTCGGCACCATCGCCCCGGGCTTCCTGCAGACGCCGGGGCTGGAGATCCGACGGGCCGGCAGCGTCATCTCCGCGCAGGGCACGCCGTGGAACCAGGGGGACGTGGGCTTCGAGCTGGGCGGCCCCATCCTGCGCGACAAGCTCTGGTTCTACGCGGGCGCGGCGCCCTCGTTCAATCGCATCCAGGTCGCCCGGCAGATCAGCGCCTTGACCCTGTGCACGGAGGTGAATCCCGCCATCGGCTGCGCGAAGGTGGGGGCGGCCCAGACGGATCCGGTCACCGGCCTCCAGCGCGCCACGCCCATCGAGGGCACCCGGGTGGAGCGCTTCGCGGACGAGCGGACCCTGCAGTACATCGGCAAGCTGACCTACCTCTTCAACCCGGACCACACCCTGAGCGTGTCGGTGTATGGCACGCCCAACCAGTCCGGCGGCCCGGGCCGCTACTCCTTCAGCCGCGATGGAGCCCCGGAGGTGTGCACCAGCGGGCTGTCGTGCACCGCGTACGTGCAGGGGGCGTATGAGTCCATCGCCACCCTTCGCACGGGGGGCGCGATGGACGTGGTGGCCAAGCAGTCCTCGTCCTTCTTCGACAAGTCCCTGCTGCTCGACGCGACGGTGGGCTGGCACCACCAGCAGGCCTCCACGCTGCCGACGGATGGCTCGGGGCTGTCCGGCGGCTGGGGCCTCTCCTCCCAGTCCAACATCTCCTGGCGGCGCACGAGCAACCCGGGCTACCACTCCATCACCGAGTTCGAGCGCCTCCCGGATCCTTCCGTCTGTGAGGGCGGGCGCTGCCCGGTCTCCTCGTACACGACGGGAGGGCCCGGCACCCTCAGTGTCTCGGAGCTCAATCGCTATCAGGGCAAGGTGCTGGGGACGTACCTGTTCCAGGCGCTGGGTCACCATGTGCTCAAGGCCGGCTTCGATGGCGAGGGCGCCAGCTTCTACAACAACCGGGTGCGCACGGGCCTCGCGCCCTGGGTCGAGTGCGGCAACGGCTCGTGCTTCTACACCCAGAACCAGTACGGCTACCTCGAGGCGCCGGACGTGCCCGTGTTCGACCCGAACAAGGAGGGCACGTCCACCTCGATGACCCTGGGCGGCTTCGTGCAGGACAGCTGGTCCGTGCTCGACAAGGTCACGGTCAACGTGGGCGTGCGCTACGACACGCAGACCATCTGGGGGTTGGATGGCAAGGTGGGCTTGAGCCTGCCCCACCAGTGGTCGCCCCGCCTGGGCGTCATCTATGACTTCACCCAGCAGGGCCGCTCGAAGCTCTACGCCAACTTCGCGCGCTTCTACGAGAACGTCCCGCTCGACATGGCCGACCTGTCCTTCCCCCAGCAGCGGCTGCTGTCGGCCTACTACAACGCTCCCGCCTGCAACCCCTCCCGCCCGGGCGACCTCGCGCCGGGGGGCGCCTGCAACTCGAACAGCAACCGGCAGCCCAGGGGCAACCCGGAGAACCCCAACCAGTATTGGATCGCCCAGGGCGGAGACCGCGTGCCGGTGGATCCCCACATCCGGGCGCAGTCCAGTGACGAGCTCGTCGTGGGCGCGGAGTACGAGCTCGTGTTCGGCCGCCTGGGCGCTTCCTACACGAAGCGCTACCTCAATGACGTCATCGAGGACATGAGCCGCGACGACGGCAGCACCTTCTTCCTGGGCAATCCCGGCAAGGGCACCTCGTCGGACTTTCCCCTGGCCCGTCGCGACTACGACGCGGTGAATGTCTATTACACCAAGACCTTCTCCAATTCGTGGCTGGCGCAGGTGAGCTACACGGCGTCCTCGCTGCGTGGCAACTACTCGGGCCTCTTCCGGGCGGACACCAACCAGTTGTCTCCCAACCTGACGCGCGACTTCGACCTGCTGTCGCTCACCACCAACCGCGATGGGCCACTGCCGGGAGATCGCACGCACGCGTTCAAGGCCTTCGGCGCCAAGGAGTTCCGCGTGTCGCGCGACGTGAACATCGACCTCGGTGGGAGCTACCGGGTGCGCTCGGGCTCGCCGCTCAACTACCTGGGCTACCACCCGCGGCGCAGTGGCGCGGAGACGTTCATCCTGCCGCGTGGCAGCGCGGGCCGGCTTCCGTGGGTCCACAACATCGACGGGCACCTGGGCCTGAGCTATCGGCTCGGCCGCGACACCTCGCTCGGCGTCACCCTGGATGTCTTCAACCTCTTCAACTTCCAGCAGGTGACGGACGTGGATCAAGTATTCACGTTCACCCAGGTGCTCCCCATCGAGGAGGGCGGCAAGCCCGCGGATGTGGCGAGCTGCGCCGAGCCGGGCAACACCGGGTGCCTCGTGCGCTCCTCGGCGGCCAGCAACCCCCTCATCACCAGCGCGGACATCAACCCCAATTTCAAACGCCCCATCGCCTACCAGGCGCCGCGCTCCGTCCGCCTGGGCGTGAGGCTGAGCTTCTAG
- a CDS encoding YdcF family protein has product MTTQGNIGAVHMLNRIATFLARRDLGALTKAALRTSAGIERADLLLLLGSSLPRTAEWAAAAFASGIAERFMIAGGIGHSTAMLRAAVREEPRYSDLELEGRSEAEIMAHISARTAGLVPSDILLETVSTNCGDNAIQSRRVLKQLGLSPRTVILVQDPTMQLRTHASFDLYWNAQAEGIQLISHAPFVPQLVVRDGAFAIEPGIDAGPIWSVERFISLLLGEIPRLHDDEAGYGPRGKGFIAHVDVPEDILEAYRQLLPEFGSLVRKPG; this is encoded by the coding sequence ATGACGACCCAGGGAAACATTGGCGCGGTACACATGCTGAATCGGATCGCCACGTTCCTGGCCCGCCGTGATCTCGGAGCGCTGACGAAGGCCGCTCTGCGTACGAGCGCGGGGATCGAGCGGGCGGACCTGCTCCTCTTGCTGGGCAGCAGCCTGCCGCGAACCGCCGAGTGGGCCGCCGCCGCCTTCGCTTCGGGGATCGCCGAGCGCTTCATGATCGCCGGCGGTATCGGTCACTCGACCGCGATGTTGAGGGCGGCGGTCCGCGAGGAGCCGCGGTACTCGGACCTCGAGCTGGAGGGCAGGAGCGAAGCGGAAATCATGGCCCACATCTCCGCCCGCACCGCGGGGCTGGTGCCGAGCGACATCCTCCTGGAAACCGTGTCGACCAACTGCGGCGACAACGCGATCCAGTCGAGACGCGTCTTGAAGCAGCTCGGGCTGTCGCCACGCACCGTCATCCTGGTGCAGGACCCGACCATGCAGCTCAGGACCCACGCGTCCTTCGACCTGTACTGGAACGCCCAGGCGGAAGGAATCCAGCTCATCAGCCATGCGCCCTTCGTTCCCCAGCTCGTCGTGCGGGACGGCGCGTTCGCCATCGAGCCGGGGATTGATGCCGGGCCGATCTGGAGCGTGGAGCGCTTCATCTCCCTCCTCCTGGGGGAGATTCCACGGCTCCACGATGACGAGGCGGGCTATGGCCCTCGTGGGAAGGGGTTCATTGCCCACGTGGACGTGCCCGAGGACATCCTGGAGGCCTACCGCCAGCTCCTCCCGGAGTTCGGCTCCCTGGTGCGCAAGCCCGGCTGA
- the sitI6 gene encoding SitI6 family double-CXXCG motif immunity protein: protein MNTRQTDLPDLHELELLPQGRLHPDCLPTKRAPPCPRCGRTGLSLPDELLLDAETLPAHMDLFRLEDFSSVMVCTERFFATRQRSGLDGVVFQPLPTRTSAT from the coding sequence CTGAACACCCGCCAGACAGACCTGCCTGACTTGCACGAGTTGGAGCTCCTTCCCCAGGGCCGACTCCACCCGGACTGCCTTCCAACGAAGCGCGCTCCTCCCTGCCCACGCTGCGGTCGAACCGGACTCTCCTTGCCTGATGAGCTTCTGCTCGATGCCGAGACGCTACCAGCTCACATGGACCTGTTCCGGCTGGAGGACTTCTCTTCCGTAATGGTCTGCACCGAGCGCTTCTTCGCAACCCGCCAGCGGTCGGGCCTGGATGGAGTCGTGTTCCAGCCACTGCCCACACGGACCTCAGCCACATAG
- a CDS encoding Tex family protein, translating to MHVYAIELSKELGLKAEQVDRTLALSAEGATVPFIARYRKEATGGLDEVQIQTILDRAAEREELDARRETILRSIEGQGKLTPELTQALQRAKTRTELEDLYLPYKPKRRTRAAIARERGLEPLADLLWKQEGARGEDVATRVRPFIHADKEVPDQEAALAGARDICAERVAEDAGLRRTARELCVNKGRLRSAVVAAKKGEATKFDNYADHEEDLSKAPSHRILALLRGEAEEVLRLQLALPDDEVKGTLASRVVTKPQSPFAPHLRAAVEDSWERLMGPSLESELRNELKERADREAITVFGQNLRHLLLSPPAGGRAVLALDPGLRTGVKATMLDATGKLVDTATLYTERGANERATAARQCGAIIQKHKPELIAVGNGTGSREAEGFVREVLKVLGVNVPVVSVSEQGASIYSASEVAREEFPDLDVSLRGAVSIGRRLQDPLAELVKIDPKSIGVGQYQHDVDQGQLKKKLGEVVDSCVNAVGVDVNTASPQLLEHVSGIGPTLAKKIVTHRAAKGRFTTRREILKVSGLGPKTFEQAAGFLRVHGPEPLDASAVHPERYSVVERMAKDLGVDVKQLVGNAALVRKIDPKRYLGPDLGEMTLKDILAELEKPSRDPRGDFTAPSYREDLQKLEDVKEGMVLQGVVTNVTAFGAFVDVGVHQDGLVHVSQLSNRFIKDPSEAVKVGDRLTVKVVNVDLVRKRLGLSVRALTEGTPATAPSSRPAAPSSRPSGPSHAPMSKQGGGKAPAAPKPSAEPFNNPFSKLKR from the coding sequence ATGCACGTCTACGCCATCGAGCTGTCGAAGGAATTGGGCCTCAAGGCCGAGCAGGTGGACCGTACCCTGGCGCTGAGCGCCGAGGGGGCCACGGTTCCGTTCATCGCCCGCTACCGCAAGGAGGCCACGGGGGGCCTGGACGAGGTGCAGATCCAGACCATCCTCGACCGCGCCGCCGAGCGCGAGGAGCTGGACGCGCGCCGGGAAACCATCCTGCGCTCCATCGAGGGGCAGGGGAAGCTCACCCCCGAGCTGACCCAGGCGCTGCAGCGGGCGAAGACGCGCACGGAGCTGGAGGACCTGTACCTGCCCTACAAGCCCAAGCGCCGCACCCGCGCGGCCATCGCCCGGGAGCGGGGCCTGGAGCCGCTGGCGGACCTGCTCTGGAAGCAGGAGGGCGCGCGCGGCGAGGACGTGGCCACCCGGGTGCGCCCGTTCATCCACGCCGACAAGGAGGTGCCGGACCAGGAGGCGGCGCTGGCGGGCGCGCGCGACATCTGCGCCGAGCGCGTGGCCGAGGACGCGGGCCTGCGCCGCACCGCGCGCGAGCTGTGCGTGAACAAGGGCCGTCTGCGCTCGGCCGTCGTGGCCGCCAAGAAGGGCGAGGCCACCAAGTTCGACAACTACGCCGACCACGAGGAGGACCTGTCCAAGGCGCCCTCGCACCGCATCCTCGCGCTGCTGCGCGGCGAGGCCGAGGAGGTGCTGCGCCTCCAGCTCGCCCTGCCGGATGACGAGGTGAAGGGCACGCTCGCCTCGCGCGTGGTGACGAAGCCCCAGTCTCCGTTCGCCCCGCACCTGCGCGCCGCGGTGGAGGACTCGTGGGAGCGGCTCATGGGGCCCTCGCTGGAGAGCGAGCTGCGCAACGAGCTCAAGGAGCGCGCGGACCGCGAGGCCATCACCGTGTTCGGTCAGAACCTGCGCCACCTGCTCCTGTCCCCACCCGCGGGTGGCCGGGCCGTGCTCGCGTTGGATCCGGGCCTGCGCACGGGCGTCAAGGCCACCATGCTGGATGCCACGGGGAAGCTCGTGGACACGGCCACGCTCTACACCGAGCGCGGCGCCAACGAGCGCGCCACGGCGGCGCGGCAGTGCGGCGCCATCATCCAGAAGCACAAGCCGGAGCTCATCGCCGTGGGCAATGGCACGGGCAGCCGCGAGGCGGAGGGCTTCGTGCGCGAGGTGCTCAAGGTGCTCGGGGTGAATGTGCCCGTGGTGTCCGTGAGCGAGCAGGGCGCCTCCATCTACTCGGCGTCCGAGGTGGCCCGGGAGGAGTTCCCCGACCTGGACGTGTCGCTGCGCGGCGCGGTGTCCATCGGTCGGCGCCTGCAGGATCCGCTCGCGGAGCTGGTGAAGATCGATCCGAAGAGCATCGGCGTGGGCCAGTACCAGCACGACGTGGACCAGGGGCAGCTCAAGAAGAAGCTGGGCGAGGTGGTGGACTCGTGCGTCAACGCGGTGGGGGTGGACGTCAACACGGCGTCGCCGCAGCTGCTCGAGCACGTGTCGGGCATTGGCCCCACGCTGGCCAAGAAGATCGTCACCCACCGCGCCGCCAAGGGCCGCTTCACCACGCGCCGGGAGATCCTCAAGGTGAGTGGGCTCGGCCCCAAGACGTTCGAGCAGGCCGCGGGCTTCCTGCGCGTCCACGGCCCGGAGCCCCTGGACGCGAGCGCCGTGCACCCCGAGCGCTATAGCGTCGTCGAGCGCATGGCGAAGGACCTGGGCGTGGACGTGAAGCAGCTCGTGGGCAACGCCGCGCTGGTGCGGAAGATCGATCCCAAGCGCTACCTCGGGCCGGACCTGGGGGAGATGACGCTCAAGGACATCCTCGCCGAGCTGGAGAAGCCCAGCCGCGATCCGCGCGGCGACTTCACCGCGCCCTCCTACCGCGAGGATTTGCAGAAGCTGGAGGACGTGAAGGAGGGCATGGTGTTGCAGGGCGTGGTCACCAACGTGACGGCCTTTGGCGCCTTCGTGGACGTGGGCGTGCACCAGGATGGGCTCGTGCACGTGTCCCAGTTGTCCAACCGCTTCATCAAGGATCCGTCCGAGGCCGTGAAGGTAGGGGATCGGCTGACGGTGAAGGTGGTGAACGTGGACCTGGTGCGCAAGCGGCTCGGCTTGTCCGTGCGCGCGCTCACCGAGGGCACTCCGGCGACGGCGCCTTCCAGCCGTCCCGCGGCCCCGTCCAGCCGCCCCTCGGGCCCGTCCCATGCGCCCATGAGCAAGCAGGGGGGCGGCAAGGCTCCCGCGGCGCCGAAGCCCTCGGCCGAGCCCTTCAACAATCCGTTCAGCAAGCTCAAGCGCTGA
- a CDS encoding tetratricopeptide repeat protein, producing the protein MPSLGEMLAMGQVKQAAVLATQRLSRNPNDGEALVALARVSLVEGDGARAESLLQQADAHGARRDVALVRGALALHREDWEVARTLYLPLAAQGDDRPEVWYGLGVVLLRLGNAEAAREALERAVTIDPQAPSYRFELGRAWAMGERVRPAVRQFVCCLRLDARDARAWRFLAELLAQRGKVRSAERLLKRGLELVPEAAVLREPLPTPAPAADPNAALIEQVVELLGRSRNREALALVREAEGKGVRSLTLKLLEAKARESQLRPDEDGVIRAYEEAMGMDPKAWEACNDLGLFLLRRGQRHAALAIEVLREARRRAPTRPEPVFNLAVACSKGGRTTESAELARRLVSSLPAEHPFHGHARALLQKLGEA; encoded by the coding sequence ATGCCATCCCTCGGTGAGATGTTGGCGATGGGCCAGGTGAAGCAGGCCGCGGTGCTGGCGACTCAGCGGTTGAGCCGCAATCCCAACGATGGGGAGGCGCTCGTCGCGCTGGCCAGGGTGTCGCTGGTGGAGGGCGATGGGGCTCGGGCCGAGTCCCTGCTCCAGCAGGCGGACGCTCATGGCGCGCGGCGGGACGTGGCGCTCGTGCGGGGTGCCCTGGCGCTCCATCGCGAGGACTGGGAGGTGGCCAGGACGCTCTACCTGCCGCTCGCCGCCCAGGGCGATGACCGGCCCGAGGTCTGGTATGGCCTGGGGGTGGTGTTGCTCCGGCTGGGCAACGCCGAGGCCGCGCGCGAGGCGCTGGAGCGCGCCGTGACGATCGATCCCCAGGCACCCTCCTACCGCTTCGAGCTGGGTCGTGCGTGGGCGATGGGGGAGCGGGTCCGGCCCGCGGTGCGTCAGTTCGTCTGCTGCTTGCGGTTGGACGCGCGGGATGCTCGGGCGTGGCGCTTCCTGGCCGAGCTGTTGGCGCAGCGGGGCAAGGTGCGCTCCGCCGAGCGGCTCTTGAAGCGGGGCCTGGAACTGGTGCCCGAGGCGGCGGTGCTTCGCGAGCCGTTGCCCACGCCCGCCCCGGCCGCGGATCCAAACGCCGCCCTGATCGAACAGGTGGTGGAGCTGCTGGGCCGCAGCCGCAATCGCGAGGCATTGGCGCTCGTGCGGGAGGCGGAAGGCAAGGGCGTGCGCTCGTTGACCCTCAAGCTCCTGGAGGCCAAGGCCCGCGAGTCCCAGCTCCGGCCGGATGAGGACGGGGTCATCCGCGCCTATGAAGAGGCGATGGGGATGGATCCCAAGGCGTGGGAGGCGTGCAACGATCTGGGGCTGTTCCTGCTGCGGAGGGGCCAGAGGCACGCGGCGCTCGCCATCGAGGTGCTGCGCGAGGCCCGGCGGCGCGCGCCCACCCGGCCCGAGCCGGTCTTCAACCTGGCGGTGGCATGCTCCAAGGGTGGAAGGACCACCGAGAGCGCCGAGCTGGCGCGGCGGCTCGTGAGCTCTCTGCCCGCCGAACATCCCTTCCACGGCCATGCCCGGGCCCTGCTCCAGAAGCTGGGCGAGGCTTGA